One Hordeum vulgare subsp. vulgare chromosome 4H, MorexV3_pseudomolecules_assembly, whole genome shotgun sequence DNA window includes the following coding sequences:
- the LOC123446244 gene encoding uncharacterized protein LOC123446244: MLLTLKCMSALVWSGNTLGNHVIMPYFSWPPDMHLYLHEYYSVAKFKAAYATPIPALTDQSQWPEVDIEFSMCPPLTKRKAGRPKGSRFKAWFERGGSSKKGKGKKDGKPKRSQKGNKNRCKLCQELGHRAGSSKCCYTPKRPKRKCAAEPLVVEDCWPKKKKRGNGCRKKRSYGETMQTEKNEQDLDVLQNEQQDLDVFQNEDVVQNEQDLDVLQNQDVVQNGQDMDLVPNNYLPADVVQAEPILEVVLPNPVFPQDVVQNEQDMDLVPNDYLPADVVQAEPILEVVLPNPVFPKDVVPTKPILEVLLPTELDDIPADAVMKTKSLSELGIVENRSTDKKKKKKKLK, encoded by the exons atgttgttaacactgaaatgcatgagTGCACTTGTTTGGAGTGGCAACACACTGGGaaaccatgtgatcatgccatACTTTTCTTGGCCTCCCGACATGCACCTTTATTTGCACGAATATTACTCAGTAGCAAAATTCAAGGCTGCATACGCAACTCCAATTCCAGCACTTACAGATCAGTCTCAGTGGCCTGAAGTGGACATAGaattttccatgtgtcctccccTAACAAAAAGAAAGGCTGGTAGGCCTAAAGGGAGCAGATTCAAGGCATGGTTTGAGAGAGGTGGGAGTAGTAAAAAAGGGAAGGGAAAGAAGGATGGAAAACCAAAAAGGTCCCAGAAAGGTAACAAAAATAGATGCAAGTTGTGCCAGGAACTTGGGCACCGAGCTGGATCTTCCAAGTGTTGTTACACTCCTAAAAGGCCAAA GAGGAAGTGTGCAGCTGAGCCCCTTGTTGTTGAAGATTGCtggccaaagaaaaagaaaagaggcaaTGGTTGTAGAAAAAAGAGAAGTTATGGTGAAACAATGCAAACTGAGAAAAATGAGCAAGACTTGGATGTGCTGCAAAATGAGCAACAAGACTTGGATGTGTTCCAAAATGAAGATGTGGTCCAAAATGAGCAAGACTTGGATGTGCTGCAAAATCAAGATGTGGTGCAAAATGGGCAAGATATGGATCTGGTGCCAAATAATTATCTTCCAGCTGATGTTGTGCAAGCTGAGCCTATATTAGAAGTTGTGTTGCCTAACCCTGTTTTTCCACAAGATGTGGTACAAAATGAGCAAGATATGGATCTGGTGCCAAATGATTATCTTCCAGCTGATGTTGTGCAAGCTGAGCCTATATTAGAAGTTGTGTTGCCTAACCCTGTTTTTCCAAAAGATGTGGTGCCAACTAAGCCTATATTGGAAGTTCTCTTGCCAACTGAGCTTGATGATATTCCAGCTGATGCAGTGATGAAAACCAAGAGCTTGAGTGAACTGGGTATAGTGGAAAATAGAAGCactgataagaagaagaagaagaagaagctgaagtGA